In Thermus filiformis, one DNA window encodes the following:
- a CDS encoding ABC transporter permease subunit, which translates to MKHPQGIRGFLLSLGLLLFLLLASVGLALFAFFTLEVFLPLPGWSILLLSLAFLVPGAVLLARRFPFLSDWYYLLPALSFLLVFTVYPIVLTLYLAFTDYSGARNGMPDRSTETRVLEVKGKSLVLEGPAREALRCDPCQGVPVEVYTQAGQRFRTRVLSEEGDRIVLEALPPFTPQYVAKINAFRFVGFRNFAYILSQAGKALIPVFGWNVAFATLTVLLNALVGGVLGILLNNKALRLRNLYRTLLIVSWALPGVITVQVWVALLNYNFGAINRLLGVLGIYPIPWLLDPDWAKVAVLLVNLWLGFPYMMTATLGALSTIPDELYEAARVDGASPWQAFLNITLPLLRQPMTPILLSSFAFNFNNFYIIYLLTGGGPPQEGRLATAQATDILISWAYKTAFTAEGQSAYGLGAAISLLIFLLTVAISLVNFRLTGALREVR; encoded by the coding sequence ATGAAACACCCCCAAGGCATCCGTGGGTTCCTCCTTAGCCTGGGCCTCCTTCTCTTTCTCCTCCTAGCCTCGGTGGGCCTGGCGCTTTTCGCCTTCTTTACTCTTGAGGTCTTCCTGCCCCTTCCCGGCTGGAGCATCCTCCTCCTGAGCCTGGCCTTCCTGGTCCCGGGGGCGGTCCTTCTGGCCCGGAGGTTCCCCTTCCTTTCCGACTGGTACTACCTCCTCCCCGCCCTCTCCTTCCTGCTGGTCTTCACCGTCTACCCCATCGTCCTCACCCTCTACCTGGCCTTCACCGACTACTCGGGGGCGCGAAACGGCATGCCCGACCGCTCCACCGAGACCCGGGTCCTCGAGGTGAAGGGGAAGAGCCTGGTCCTGGAGGGGCCCGCCCGGGAGGCCCTGCGCTGCGACCCCTGCCAGGGGGTGCCGGTGGAGGTCTACACCCAGGCGGGGCAGCGGTTCCGCACCCGGGTCCTTTCGGAGGAGGGGGACCGGATCGTCCTCGAGGCCCTTCCCCCCTTCACGCCCCAGTACGTGGCCAAGATCAACGCCTTCCGCTTCGTGGGCTTCCGCAACTTCGCCTACATCCTCTCCCAGGCGGGCAAGGCCCTGATCCCCGTCTTCGGCTGGAACGTGGCCTTCGCCACCCTGACCGTCCTCCTGAACGCCCTGGTGGGAGGAGTGCTGGGGATCCTGCTCAACAACAAGGCCCTGCGGCTGAGGAACCTCTACCGGACCCTGCTCATCGTCTCCTGGGCCCTGCCCGGGGTCATCACGGTGCAGGTGTGGGTGGCCCTTTTGAACTACAACTTCGGGGCCATCAACCGCCTTCTGGGGGTCCTGGGCATCTACCCCATCCCCTGGCTTTTGGACCCCGACTGGGCCAAGGTGGCCGTTTTGCTGGTCAACCTCTGGCTGGGCTTCCCCTACATGATGACCGCCACCCTGGGGGCGCTTTCCACCATTCCCGACGAGCTCTACGAGGCGGCCCGGGTGGACGGGGCGAGCCCCTGGCAGGCCTTTTTGAACATCACCCTGCCCCTCCTCCGCCAGCCCATGACCCCTATTCTCCTCTCCTCCTTCGCCTTTAACTTCAACAACTTCTACATCATCTACCTGCTCACCGGGGGCGGTCCGCCCCAGGAGGGCCGGCTCGCCACCGCCCAGGCCACGGACATCCTGATCTCCTGGGCCTACAAGACCGCCTTCACCGCCGAGGGGCAGTCCGCCTACGGCCTGGGGGCGGCCATCAGCCTCCTGATCTTCCTCCTCACCGTGGCCATCAGCCTGGTGAACTTCCGCCTCACGGGGGCGCTACGGGAGGTGCGCTGA
- a CDS encoding sugar ABC transporter permease, producing the protein MRLFWILVSLGLVYGLFRWAQDHLFDPGSYKRQVAFGSVFVPYGWLYVLLGYLGLAALLLALSFLYTFWLGRKGRRKSPWPVFLEGLTHLLLWSVLLLAYYPVVQVVAASFDSTNNLFSFRRPETGFLLLDAKVLPYIPEPSLENYAKLVEGVVLYPYQAALLLLSGLSLLLVAGIGLLRRLGWEGEGLDRWQGRFLLAFALLLGLLLVLLSPRQFTGQGTETKFLLWVRNTFLVSGLTGLLAVLLTATAGYAFARFNFPGRYPMLLFFIFIQMFPGFLALVAIYYLMSRLDLLNTFTGLVLAYSGGIISFGTWVYKGYLESISKSLEEAAMVDGATKWQVFTRILLPLSTPMFVFIFLLQFVGTYSEFVMANLFLTGVESWTVGVGLRSFTTGQFQTKWGVFAAASVLGSLPILVLFYSFQQYFVSGYTAGAVKE; encoded by the coding sequence ATGCGGCTCTTTTGGATCTTGGTGAGCCTGGGCCTGGTCTACGGTCTTTTCCGCTGGGCCCAGGACCACCTCTTTGATCCGGGCTCCTACAAGCGCCAGGTGGCCTTCGGGAGCGTCTTCGTTCCCTACGGCTGGCTCTACGTCCTCCTGGGGTACCTGGGCCTGGCGGCCCTCCTTTTGGCCCTGAGCTTCCTCTACACCTTCTGGCTCGGGCGCAAGGGGCGGAGGAAGAGCCCCTGGCCGGTCTTTCTGGAGGGGCTCACCCACCTCCTCCTCTGGAGCGTCCTCCTCCTGGCCTACTACCCGGTGGTCCAGGTGGTGGCGGCGAGCTTTGACTCCACCAACAACCTCTTCAGCTTCCGCAGGCCCGAAACCGGCTTCCTCCTCCTGGACGCCAAGGTCCTCCCTTATATCCCCGAGCCCAGCCTGGAGAACTACGCCAAGCTGGTGGAGGGGGTGGTCCTCTACCCCTACCAGGCCGCCCTCCTCCTCCTCTCCGGTCTAAGCCTCCTCCTGGTGGCGGGCATCGGCCTCCTTAGGCGGCTGGGCTGGGAGGGGGAAGGGCTGGACCGGTGGCAGGGCCGGTTCCTCCTGGCCTTCGCCCTCCTTTTGGGCCTCCTTCTGGTCCTCCTCTCCCCCCGCCAGTTCACCGGGCAGGGAACGGAGACCAAGTTCCTCCTCTGGGTGCGCAACACCTTCTTGGTCTCGGGGCTCACCGGGCTTTTGGCCGTCCTCCTCACGGCCACGGCGGGCTACGCCTTCGCCCGGTTCAACTTCCCCGGCCGCTACCCCATGCTCCTCTTCTTCATCTTCATCCAGATGTTCCCGGGGTTTTTGGCCCTGGTGGCCATCTACTACCTGATGAGCCGCCTGGACCTCCTGAACACCTTCACCGGGCTGGTCCTGGCCTACTCGGGGGGGATCATCAGCTTCGGCACCTGGGTGTACAAGGGGTACCTGGAGTCCATCTCCAAGAGCCTCGAGGAGGCGGCGATGGTGGACGGGGCCACCAAGTGGCAGGTCTTCACCCGCATCCTCCTTCCCCTCTCCACCCCCATGTTTGTCTTCATCTTCCTCCTCCAGTTCGTGGGCACCTACTCGGAGTTCGTCATGGCCAACCTCTTCCTCACCGGGGTGGAGAGCTGGACGGTGGGGGTGGGCCTAAGGAGCTTCACCACCGGCCAGTTCCAGACCAAGTGGGGGGTGTTCGCCGCGGCCAGCGTTTTGGGCTCCCTCCCCATCCTGGTCCTCTTCTACAGCTTCCAGCAGTACTTCGTATCCGGGTACACGGCGGGGGCGGTAAAAGAGTAA
- a CDS encoding alpha-amylase family glycosyl hydrolase, giving the protein MSYHDFEEACVDPLFPELGERVRLRVWTRAKEGFLVYEEGGELHRKALRPFPGGLEASLPLPSSPFRYVFFLREEAWAYLGSHGPEPALPRYDRFFHLLARPLPPAWALGAVFYQIFPDRFRLGQTPPPRTGAWLYGGKPILHKAWDEPPSPESGSREFYGGDLYGVLEGLPHLEALGVEAVYLTPIFQSPSVHRYDTQDYLRVDPHLGGMEAFLALKEGLRRAGIRLVLDGVFNHTGNLHPDFQEALDPESPKRGMFTFRPDGSYASFYGVKTLPKVDYASPLAQERLILGENAPVRYWMRHADGWRLDVAHQIGEGGTNRNNEALLRLIARTAKAENPEAFVFGELSFDTVPTLRAHTLDGSMHYAGFAHPVMEWLSGRNVQGEEVRLSAKEAWRVLFDHYAALPLNLRHSMYTLIGSHDIPRPLWRLKGEVRRLEVAFGLLLAFPGSPGIYYGDEIGLSQANPYSDWRGDPYCRGTFPWDRSRWNLALLDWVRRLVALKRSEPALRRGGLLPLSAPPGVLAFRRRYQGEEVWVYASPDPFRLDLPPGTDLLSGRPVQGRLEAEGLLLFKPEKGLY; this is encoded by the coding sequence ATGAGCTACCACGACTTTGAGGAGGCCTGCGTAGACCCCCTCTTCCCCGAGCTGGGGGAGAGGGTCCGGCTCAGGGTCTGGACCCGGGCCAAGGAGGGGTTTCTGGTCTATGAGGAGGGCGGGGAGCTGCACCGCAAGGCCCTGCGCCCCTTTCCCGGGGGCCTCGAGGCCTCCTTGCCCCTGCCCTCGAGCCCCTTCCGCTACGTCTTCTTCCTGAGGGAGGAGGCCTGGGCCTACCTGGGAAGCCACGGCCCGGAGCCGGCCCTTCCCCGGTACGACCGCTTCTTCCACCTCCTGGCCCGCCCCCTCCCCCCCGCCTGGGCCCTGGGGGCGGTCTTCTACCAGATCTTCCCCGACCGGTTCCGACTGGGCCAAACCCCGCCCCCCCGGACGGGGGCCTGGCTCTACGGGGGAAAGCCCATCCTGCACAAGGCCTGGGACGAACCCCCGAGCCCGGAAAGCGGAAGCCGGGAGTTCTACGGAGGGGACCTCTACGGGGTCCTGGAGGGGCTTCCCCACCTCGAGGCCCTGGGGGTGGAGGCGGTCTATCTGACCCCCATCTTCCAGAGCCCCTCGGTCCACCGGTACGACACCCAGGACTACCTGCGGGTGGACCCCCACCTGGGGGGGATGGAGGCCTTCCTGGCCCTAAAGGAGGGGCTCAGGCGGGCGGGGATCCGCCTGGTGCTGGACGGGGTCTTCAACCACACGGGGAACCTCCACCCGGACTTCCAGGAGGCCCTGGACCCGGAAAGCCCCAAGCGGGGCATGTTCACCTTCCGCCCGGACGGGAGCTACGCCAGCTTCTATGGGGTTAAGACCCTGCCCAAGGTGGACTACGCCTCCCCTTTGGCCCAAGAACGGCTCATCCTGGGGGAGAACGCCCCCGTGCGCTACTGGATGCGCCACGCGGACGGCTGGCGGCTGGACGTGGCCCACCAGATCGGGGAGGGGGGGACGAACCGGAACAACGAGGCCCTCCTCCGCCTCATCGCCCGCACCGCCAAGGCGGAGAACCCGGAGGCCTTCGTCTTCGGGGAGCTCTCCTTTGACACCGTCCCCACCCTGCGGGCGCACACCCTGGACGGGAGCATGCACTACGCGGGCTTCGCCCACCCGGTGATGGAGTGGCTCTCCGGGCGGAACGTCCAAGGGGAGGAGGTGCGGCTGAGCGCAAAGGAGGCCTGGCGGGTCCTGTTTGACCACTACGCCGCCCTTCCCCTGAACCTGCGGCACAGCATGTACACCCTGATCGGCTCCCACGACATCCCCCGGCCGCTTTGGCGGCTCAAGGGGGAGGTGCGGCGGCTCGAGGTGGCCTTCGGCCTCCTCCTGGCCTTCCCGGGGAGCCCGGGGATCTACTACGGGGACGAGATCGGCCTCTCCCAGGCCAACCCCTACTCGGACTGGCGGGGCGACCCCTACTGCCGGGGCACCTTCCCCTGGGACCGGTCGCGCTGGAACCTGGCCCTTTTGGACTGGGTGAGGCGGCTCGTGGCCCTGAAGCGGTCCGAGCCCGCCCTTAGGCGGGGAGGGCTTCTGCCCCTTTCCGCTCCCCCCGGGGTCCTGGCCTTCCGGAGGCGGTACCAGGGGGAGGAGGTCTGGGTCTACGCCAGCCCGGACCCCTTCCGCCTGGACCTCCCCCCCGGGACGGACCTCCTCTCGGGCCGGCCGGTCCAGGGGCGGCTGGAGGCGGAGGGCCTCCTCCTCTTCAAGCCGGAAAAGGGGCTATACTGA
- a CDS encoding endonuclease MutS2: MRDVLEALEFPEILRRLAEKAQTPPGRALAEGLRPLGEEEALFRHQLTEEALAYPLDLSGVGDLFALYQKALRGERLSGSELLLAHQALRRAVALKAELLPLRSALSRVAEGIGEHAAFLRRVPEALDEDGSVKDEASPRLKEIRSRLRPLREEILNRLYDLMDRHREAVQERFVTLRRERYVIPVKASHQHQIPGLLLDESESGATLYIEPSRVVHLNNRLVQLRMEEEREVARILLALSGLLAEDPEVEGTARALALLDLAQAQARLSRELGLTRPRFAQVLSLKNAFHPLIERPVKNSLQLDEKTRLLLITGPNMGGKTAFLKTVGLAVLMAQSGLFVAAEEARLPWVDRVFADIGDEQSIQESLSTFASHLLRLKRMLQEATERSLFLIDELGSGTDPEEGAALAQAILEALLQKGGYGLVTTHLSPLKVFAQRTPGVMNASFRFDLERLRPTYELVLGVPGRSYALAIARRLELGEEILARAEALLPQGGRLEDLLEELERERLALEEEKRRLEALLKEVEGERRALKEEKARWESARAERLAALEEEILQAIRRTEAELKALKEKAKSGAKRDALRELMELRARYQKPKPVPPPLAPGTLVEVPYGGKGRVVEVRGEEALVQVGAVKLSLKARELKPLPEEREERRPGGLRPQVEVKEVDLRGLTVEEALLEVEDALREAVALGLPSLRLLHGKGTGALRQAIREALKRDKRVRAFHDAPPHEGGHGVTVVEL, encoded by the coding sequence GTGCGGGACGTTCTGGAGGCCCTCGAGTTCCCGGAGATCCTGAGGCGGCTGGCCGAGAAGGCCCAGACCCCTCCGGGCCGGGCGTTGGCCGAGGGCCTTAGACCCCTGGGCGAGGAGGAGGCCCTCTTCCGCCACCAGCTCACCGAGGAGGCCCTGGCCTACCCCCTGGACCTCTCCGGGGTGGGGGACCTATTCGCCCTTTACCAGAAGGCCCTACGGGGGGAGAGGCTTTCGGGGAGCGAGCTCCTCCTTGCCCACCAGGCCCTGAGGCGGGCGGTGGCCCTGAAGGCGGAGCTCCTTCCCCTAAGGAGCGCCCTGAGCCGGGTGGCGGAGGGGATCGGGGAGCACGCCGCCTTCCTGAGGCGCGTCCCCGAGGCCCTGGACGAGGACGGCTCGGTCAAGGACGAGGCCAGCCCAAGGCTCAAGGAGATCCGGAGCCGGCTCCGGCCGCTTCGGGAGGAGATCCTGAACCGGCTGTACGACCTCATGGACCGGCACCGGGAGGCGGTGCAGGAGCGGTTCGTCACCCTGAGGCGGGAGCGGTACGTCATCCCGGTCAAGGCCAGCCACCAGCACCAGATCCCCGGCCTGCTCCTGGACGAGTCCGAGTCCGGGGCCACCTTGTACATCGAGCCCAGCCGGGTGGTCCACCTGAACAACCGCCTGGTCCAGCTCCGCATGGAGGAGGAGCGGGAGGTGGCCCGGATCCTCCTGGCCTTAAGCGGGCTTCTCGCCGAGGACCCGGAGGTGGAGGGCACGGCCCGGGCCCTGGCCCTTTTGGACCTGGCCCAGGCCCAGGCCCGGCTGAGCCGGGAGCTGGGCCTGACCCGGCCCCGCTTCGCCCAGGTCCTGAGCCTCAAGAACGCCTTCCACCCCCTGATTGAGCGGCCGGTGAAGAACAGCCTCCAGCTGGACGAAAAGACCCGCCTCCTCCTCATCACCGGCCCCAACATGGGGGGGAAGACCGCCTTCTTGAAGACGGTGGGCCTGGCGGTCCTGATGGCCCAGTCGGGGCTGTTCGTGGCCGCGGAGGAGGCCCGCCTGCCCTGGGTGGACCGGGTCTTCGCGGACATCGGGGACGAGCAGTCCATCCAGGAGTCCCTCTCCACCTTCGCAAGCCACCTCCTCCGCCTCAAGCGCATGCTCCAGGAGGCCACGGAAAGGAGCCTCTTCCTCATAGACGAGCTGGGAAGCGGCACCGACCCCGAGGAGGGGGCAGCCCTGGCCCAGGCCATCCTCGAGGCCCTCCTGCAAAAAGGAGGGTACGGCCTGGTCACCACCCACCTCTCCCCCCTCAAGGTCTTCGCCCAGAGGACCCCCGGGGTGATGAACGCCTCCTTCCGGTTTGACCTGGAGCGCCTCCGGCCCACCTACGAGCTGGTTCTGGGGGTGCCGGGCCGGAGCTACGCCCTGGCCATCGCCCGCAGGCTGGAGCTGGGGGAGGAGATCCTGGCCCGGGCGGAAGCTCTCCTGCCCCAAGGGGGGCGGCTGGAAGACCTGTTGGAGGAGCTGGAGCGGGAAAGGCTGGCCCTAGAGGAGGAGAAGCGGCGCCTCGAGGCCCTCCTAAAGGAGGTGGAGGGGGAAAGAAGGGCCCTAAAGGAAGAGAAGGCCCGCTGGGAAAGCGCCCGGGCGGAGCGGCTCGCCGCCCTCGAGGAGGAAATCCTCCAGGCCATCCGCAGGACGGAGGCCGAGCTCAAGGCCCTGAAGGAGAAGGCCAAAAGCGGGGCGAAGCGGGACGCCCTGAGGGAGCTGATGGAGCTCCGGGCCCGCTACCAAAAGCCCAAGCCCGTCCCCCCGCCCCTGGCCCCGGGGACCCTGGTGGAGGTGCCCTATGGGGGAAAGGGGCGGGTGGTGGAGGTCCGGGGGGAGGAGGCTTTGGTCCAGGTGGGGGCGGTGAAGCTTTCCCTGAAGGCCCGCGAGCTGAAGCCCCTCCCCGAGGAGCGGGAGGAGAGGCGGCCCGGGGGCCTGCGCCCCCAGGTGGAGGTCAAGGAGGTGGACCTGCGGGGGCTGACGGTGGAGGAGGCCCTTCTGGAGGTGGAGGACGCCCTCCGGGAGGCGGTGGCCCTGGGGCTTCCTTCCCTGCGCCTCCTCCACGGCAAGGGGACGGGGGCCTTGCGCCAGGCCATCCGGGAGGCCCTGAAGCGGGACAAGCGGGTCCGGGCCTTCCACGACGCCCCGCCCCACGAGGGGGGGCACGGGGTGACCGTGGTAGAGCTTTAG
- a CDS encoding metallophosphoesterase family protein has translation MRHLVLADIHGNRFALERVLEVAPAFDRVLFLGDAVGYYPDGDRVLDMLMELEALPVLGNHDAWLLALEVLEVQGPVLEILAWQKARLKPRHLDYLRAWPWGREVEGALLVHGSPQDPFLYLEGTEEAREAFAATAHPLVFHGHTHKAGAFLLLDGPKPWVRHQRFSQGGSLVLPPGVRALVNPGSVGQPRDGVPGAAFALWEGDEVEFFRVEVDLDPLEARMKEVGFPPWLLERLRHGQ, from the coding sequence GTGCGCCACCTGGTCCTGGCGGACATCCACGGGAACCGCTTCGCCCTAGAGCGGGTCCTGGAGGTGGCCCCAGCCTTTGACCGGGTCCTCTTCCTGGGGGACGCGGTGGGCTACTACCCGGACGGGGACCGGGTCCTGGACATGCTGATGGAGCTCGAGGCCCTCCCCGTTTTGGGCAACCACGACGCCTGGCTTTTGGCCCTGGAGGTCCTGGAGGTCCAGGGGCCGGTCCTGGAGATCCTGGCCTGGCAGAAGGCCCGGCTCAAGCCCCGGCACCTGGACTACCTGCGCGCCTGGCCCTGGGGCCGGGAGGTGGAGGGGGCCCTCCTGGTCCACGGAAGCCCCCAGGACCCCTTCCTCTACCTGGAGGGGACGGAGGAGGCCCGGGAGGCCTTCGCCGCCACGGCCCACCCCCTGGTCTTCCACGGCCACACCCACAAGGCGGGGGCGTTTTTGCTCCTGGACGGCCCCAAGCCCTGGGTCCGCCACCAGCGCTTCAGCCAGGGGGGAAGCCTGGTCCTGCCCCCCGGGGTGCGGGCCCTGGTCAACCCGGGAAGCGTGGGCCAGCCCCGGGACGGGGTGCCAGGGGCGGCCTTTGCCCTTTGGGAGGGGGACGAGGTGGAGTTCTTCCGGGTGGAGGTGGACCTGGACCCCCTCGAGGCCCGGATGAAGGAGGTGGGGTTTCCGCCGTGGCTTCTGGAGCGGCTGAGGCACGGCCAGTGA
- a CDS encoding DNA polymerase III subunit delta': protein MIGHEEVLALLKDLPAQTLLFTGPEGVGRRRVARWLAEEGGGEYLELSPEEKARPEIRLERVEELLDWLSTTPRGRFKLGAVDGAHLLTEAAANALLKLLEEPPSYARLVLIAPSREVVLPTLASRALEVAFRPVPQEALLSLTQDPLLLAYAQGAPGRLIRALEEGGRVHGLYALAQKVRTPEAFERYQALKALFKEAGAESVYFLRLALGPHPAFARALEAMEGYVNQDLLLAWLALKLNP, encoded by the coding sequence GTGATCGGCCACGAGGAGGTCCTGGCCCTCCTCAAGGACCTCCCCGCCCAGACCCTCCTCTTCACCGGACCCGAGGGGGTGGGCCGGCGGAGGGTGGCCCGGTGGCTGGCGGAGGAGGGGGGCGGGGAGTACCTGGAGCTTTCCCCCGAGGAGAAGGCCCGGCCCGAGATCCGGCTGGAGCGGGTGGAGGAGCTTCTGGACTGGCTGTCCACCACCCCCCGGGGCCGGTTCAAGCTGGGGGCGGTGGACGGGGCCCACCTGCTCACCGAGGCCGCCGCGAACGCCCTTTTGAAGCTCCTGGAGGAGCCCCCCTCCTACGCCCGCCTGGTCCTCATCGCCCCCAGCCGGGAGGTGGTCCTTCCCACCCTGGCCTCGAGGGCCCTGGAGGTGGCCTTCCGCCCCGTGCCCCAAGAGGCGCTCCTTTCCCTCACCCAGGACCCCCTCCTCCTGGCCTACGCCCAGGGGGCCCCGGGGAGGCTGATCCGGGCCCTGGAGGAAGGGGGCCGGGTCCACGGCCTTTACGCCCTGGCCCAGAAGGTCCGCACCCCGGAGGCCTTTGAGCGCTACCAGGCCCTAAAGGCCCTCTTTAAAGAGGCGGGGGCGGAGTCGGTCTACTTCCTGAGGCTCGCCCTAGGGCCCCACCCCGCCTTCGCCCGGGCCCTGGAGGCGATGGAGGGGTACGTGAACCAGGACCTCCTTTTGGCCTGGCTGGCCCTTAAACTGAACCCATGA